The following are encoded in a window of Castanea sativa cultivar Marrone di Chiusa Pesio chromosome 5, ASM4071231v1 genomic DNA:
- the LOC142633821 gene encoding early nodulin-like protein 19 — translation MTMSSSAHLLIFSIFLISTASTILATDHIVGANRGWNPGINYTLWANNHTFYVGDLISFRYQKNQYNVFEVNQSGYDNCTTEGAFGNWSSGKDFIPLNDAKRYYFICGNGQCYNGMKVSVVVHPLPIEPTPHISLPLSSHSAAPMPVVLHRGWGFRLLPLLLFFALIWFGSDWM, via the exons ATGACCATGTCCAGTTCAGCCCACCTGCTCATCTTCTCCATCTTCCTCATCTCCACCGCTTCAACAATCCTTGCTACCGACCACATTGTTGGTGCCAACCGTGGCTGGAACCCCGGCATCAACTACACCCTTTGGGCCAACAACCACACCTTCTATGTTGGAGACCTGATCT CATTTAGGTACCAAAAGAATCAGTACAATGTGTTTGAAGTAAACCAAAGTGGGTATGACAACTGCACCACCGAAGGGGCATTTGGGAACTGGAGCAGTGGCAAAGATTTCATACCCCTGAATGATGCCAAGAGATATTACTTCATTTGTGGCAATGGTCAATGCTATAACGGAATGAAGGTCTCTGTTGTTGTCCATCCTCTGCCCATTGAGCCCACTCCTCATATCTCACTGCCACTGAGCTCTCACTCTGCCGCCCCAATGCCAGTGGTTTTGCACAGGGGTTGGGGTTTTCGCCTTCTGCCTCTGCTGCtgttttttgctttgatttggtttggATCTGATTGGATGTag